A region of Solanum dulcamara chromosome 7, daSolDulc1.2, whole genome shotgun sequence DNA encodes the following proteins:
- the LOC129895801 gene encoding homeobox-leucine zipper protein ATHB-40-like isoform X3 — MTSSKVDEQMELISQFYPQIYSQLAQEQVSSEETMVKPRRRRKKKKSEGSSNTSGVVMRKRKLLSEEQVNLLERSFGDQHKLETERKAKLASELGLDPHQVAVWFQNRRARWKNKKLEEEYSKLKTQHEDTIIEKYRLETEVLFRFGRETISRKSEVYIFLAGFEDERATV; from the exons ATGACAAGCAGCAAGGTTGATGAGCAAATGGAACTCATCTCTCAGTTCTATCCTCAAATTTACTCCCAACTAGCACAAGAACAAG TCTCTTCAGAAGAGACAATGGTGAAACCGCggagaagaaggaagaagaagaaaagtgaaggAAGCAGCAACACTAGTGGAGTAGTGATGAGGAAGAGGAAGTTGCTTAGTGAAGAACAAGTTAATCTTCTTGAACGAAGTTTCGGGGACCAACACAAGCTGGAGACGGAGAGGAAGGCTAAGCTCGCTTCTGAGCTTGGCCTTGATCCTCACCAAGTCGCGGTGTGGTTTCAAAACAGGAGGGCTAGATGGAAGAACAAGAAACTCGAGGAAGAATACTCCAAGTTAAAGACTCAACATGAGGATACCATCATTGAGAAATATCGTCTTGAAACTGAG gtaTTGTTCCGGTTCGGAAGAGAAACTATCAGTCGGAAGTCTGAAGTGTACATTTTCCTTGCAGGTTTTGAAGATGAAAGAGCAACTGTGTGA
- the LOC129895801 gene encoding homeobox-leucine zipper protein ATHB-40-like isoform X4, with translation MTSSKVDEQMELISQFYPQIYSQLAQEQVSSEETMVKPRRRRKKKKSEGSSNTSGVVMRKRKLLSEEQVNLLERSFGDQHKLETERKAKLASELGLDPHQVAVWFQNRRARWKNKKLEEEYSKLKTQHEDTIIEKYRLETEVHLWF, from the exons ATGACAAGCAGCAAGGTTGATGAGCAAATGGAACTCATCTCTCAGTTCTATCCTCAAATTTACTCCCAACTAGCACAAGAACAAG TCTCTTCAGAAGAGACAATGGTGAAACCGCggagaagaaggaagaagaagaaaagtgaaggAAGCAGCAACACTAGTGGAGTAGTGATGAGGAAGAGGAAGTTGCTTAGTGAAGAACAAGTTAATCTTCTTGAACGAAGTTTCGGGGACCAACACAAGCTGGAGACGGAGAGGAAGGCTAAGCTCGCTTCTGAGCTTGGCCTTGATCCTCACCAAGTCGCGGTGTGGTTTCAAAACAGGAGGGCTAGATGGAAGAACAAGAAACTCGAGGAAGAATACTCCAAGTTAAAGACTCAACATGAGGATACCATCATTGAGAAATATCGTCTTGAAACTGAGGTCCATTTGtg GTTTTGA
- the LOC129895801 gene encoding homeobox-leucine zipper protein ATHB-40-like isoform X2, which translates to MTSSKVDEQMELISQFYPQIYSQLAQEQEETMVKPRRRRKKKKSEGSSNTSGVVMRKRKLLSEEQVNLLERSFGDQHKLETERKAKLASELGLDPHQVAVWFQNRRARWKNKKLEEEYSKLKTQHEDTIIEKYRLETEVLKMKEQLCEAEKEIQRLLLERKCDISRNNSPTSSIFSMEQPHFLGEFGMEGILMDDNMFFVADYQSTYMTLWDN; encoded by the exons ATGACAAGCAGCAAGGTTGATGAGCAAATGGAACTCATCTCTCAGTTCTATCCTCAAATTTACTCCCAACTAGCACAAGAACAAG AAGAGACAATGGTGAAACCGCggagaagaaggaagaagaagaaaagtgaaggAAGCAGCAACACTAGTGGAGTAGTGATGAGGAAGAGGAAGTTGCTTAGTGAAGAACAAGTTAATCTTCTTGAACGAAGTTTCGGGGACCAACACAAGCTGGAGACGGAGAGGAAGGCTAAGCTCGCTTCTGAGCTTGGCCTTGATCCTCACCAAGTCGCGGTGTGGTTTCAAAACAGGAGGGCTAGATGGAAGAACAAGAAACTCGAGGAAGAATACTCCAAGTTAAAGACTCAACATGAGGATACCATCATTGAGAAATATCGTCTTGAAACTGAG GTTTTGAAGATGAAAGAGCAACTGTGTGAAGCAGAAAAGGAGATACAGAGGCTATTATTGGAACGTAAATGTGATATTTCAAGGAATAATAGCCCAACTTCATCAATATTCTCAATGGAACAACCACATTTTCTTGGGGAGTTTGGAATGGAGGGGATATTAATGGATGATAATATGTTCTTTGTTGCTGATTATCAAAGCACTTATATGACTCTTTGGGATAATTAG
- the LOC129895801 gene encoding homeobox-leucine zipper protein ATHB-40-like isoform X1, which yields MTSSKVDEQMELISQFYPQIYSQLAQEQVSSEETMVKPRRRRKKKKSEGSSNTSGVVMRKRKLLSEEQVNLLERSFGDQHKLETERKAKLASELGLDPHQVAVWFQNRRARWKNKKLEEEYSKLKTQHEDTIIEKYRLETEVLKMKEQLCEAEKEIQRLLLERKCDISRNNSPTSSIFSMEQPHFLGEFGMEGILMDDNMFFVADYQSTYMTLWDN from the exons ATGACAAGCAGCAAGGTTGATGAGCAAATGGAACTCATCTCTCAGTTCTATCCTCAAATTTACTCCCAACTAGCACAAGAACAAG TCTCTTCAGAAGAGACAATGGTGAAACCGCggagaagaaggaagaagaagaaaagtgaaggAAGCAGCAACACTAGTGGAGTAGTGATGAGGAAGAGGAAGTTGCTTAGTGAAGAACAAGTTAATCTTCTTGAACGAAGTTTCGGGGACCAACACAAGCTGGAGACGGAGAGGAAGGCTAAGCTCGCTTCTGAGCTTGGCCTTGATCCTCACCAAGTCGCGGTGTGGTTTCAAAACAGGAGGGCTAGATGGAAGAACAAGAAACTCGAGGAAGAATACTCCAAGTTAAAGACTCAACATGAGGATACCATCATTGAGAAATATCGTCTTGAAACTGAG GTTTTGAAGATGAAAGAGCAACTGTGTGAAGCAGAAAAGGAGATACAGAGGCTATTATTGGAACGTAAATGTGATATTTCAAGGAATAATAGCCCAACTTCATCAATATTCTCAATGGAACAACCACATTTTCTTGGGGAGTTTGGAATGGAGGGGATATTAATGGATGATAATATGTTCTTTGTTGCTGATTATCAAAGCACTTATATGACTCTTTGGGATAATTAG